In Phragmites australis chromosome 17, lpPhrAust1.1, whole genome shotgun sequence, the following are encoded in one genomic region:
- the LOC133897386 gene encoding UDP-glycosyltransferase 82A1-like isoform X1 — protein sequence MAAEVAQHIVFVPFAAQGHVAPMLHLAHAVAVRGDVSATVAVPDFIHRRMSQYSGEAGAGVALVPIPSSVPDDGGDEPPGPASIVHSMEHHMPAQLEGMLTTQRGIGALRVSCLVVDLLASWAIPVAARCGLPVVGFWVGMLATYRTVAVIPELIGKGFISESDCPYAHEGILLPRDGIDEDHFDKHQDIGDVNILPAKLKLRMKDFPWLVGGGGGGALSQKSRFAFWLQTVDRAKNLRSILVNSFRDEGGDSDRYDPPEGQQILHVGPVLLSDDLKKTTTMWLADETCMGWLDKQSPESVIYVSFGSWAAPIGPDKITGFARGLEASGRPFLWVLKNHPSWRAGLPDRYTEKVDSRGKIISWAPQDDVLQHVAVGCYIMHCGWNSMLEAVRYGVRMICYPISADHFINCAYIINMWEAGIALVSSDQSDVKDCIERVMEGEEGSRLKGKVNELREKIMGGDAVRVAKMSLDLFMEGIKNHDTETGGK from the exons ATGGCCGCCGAGGTCGCGCAGCACATCGTTTTCGTGCCGTTCGCAGCGCAGGGCCACGTCGCCCCGATGCTGCACCTGGCGCACGCCGTTGCGGTCCGCGGCGACGTGTCGGCTACCGTCGCCGTGCCGGACTTCATCCACCGCCGCATGAGCCAGTACTCCGGCGAAGCAGGCGCCGGCGTCGCCCTCGTGCCCATACCTAGCAGCGTCCCGGACGACGGTGGCGATGAACCCCCGGGACCCGCTAGCATCGTGCACTCCATGGAGCACCACATGCCGGCCCAACTGGAGGGCATGCTGACGACGCAGCGCGGCATAGGGGCCCTTCGCGTCTCGTGCCTCGTTGTGGACCTCCTGGCGTCGTGGGCGATACCCGTGGCCGCGCGGTGCGGCCTGCCAGTGGTCGGGTTCTGGGTGGGGATGTTGGCGACCTATCGCACCGTGGCGGTAATCCCGGAGCTGATCGGCAAGGGCTTCATCTCGGAATCCG ATTGTCCATACGCACATGAAGGTATCCTACTACCAAGAGACGGAATCGATGAAGATCATTTCGACAAACACCAGGACATTGGAGATGTCAACATATTGCCCGCAAAGTTAAAACTGAGGATGAAAGATTTTCCATggctcgtcggcggcggcggcggcggcgcactaTCCCAGAAATCAAGATTTGCCTTCTGGCTTCAGACAGTGGATCGAGCGAAGAACCTCCGCTCCATCCTCGTCAACTCCTTCCGCGACGAAGGCGGCGACTCCGACCGGTATGATCCACCGGAGGGCCAGCAAATCCTCCACGTTGGACCAGTACTGCTCAGCGACGACTTGAAGAAGACGACTACCATGTGGCTGGCTGACGAGACTTGCATGGGCTGGTTAGACAAGCAGAGTCCTGAGTCAGTGATCTACGTTTCATTCGGAAGCTGGGCTGCACCGATCGGACCTGACAAGATAACCGGGTTCGCGCGTGGTTTGGAGGCCTCCGGACGGCCGTTCCTGTGGGTTTTGAAGAACCACCCTTCGTGGCGAGCGGGCCTCCCAGACCGGTACACAGAGAAGGTTGACAGCCGTGGCAAGATCATCTCGTGGGCACCGCAGGATGACGTTCTTCAGCATGTGGCCGTGGGGTGCTACATCATGCACTGCGGCTGGAACTCGATGTTGGAAGCTGTACGGTACGGGGTCCGCATGATATGCTACCCTATCTCTGCAGACCATTTCATCAACTGCGCCTACATTATTAACATGTGGGAGGCCGGGATCGCGCTGGTGAGTAGTGACCAGAGCGATGTGAAAGATTGCATTGAGCGAGTCATGGAAGGCGAAGAGGGAAGCCGTTTGAAGGGGAAGGTAAACGAGTTGAGGGAGAAAATCATGGGTGGTGACGCGGTACGTGTTGCCAAGATGAGCCTCGATTTATTCATGGAAGGAATCAAGAATCACGACACAGAAACAGGGGGCAAGTAA
- the LOC133897386 gene encoding UDP-glycosyltransferase 82A1-like isoform X2, which translates to MAAEVAQHIVFVPFAAQGHVAPMLHLAHAVAVRGDVSATVAVPDFIHRRMSQYSGEAGAGVALVPIPSSVPDDGGDEPPGPASIVHSMEHHMPAQLEGMLTTQRGIGALRVSCLVVDLLASWAIPVAARCGLPVVGFWVGMLATYRTVAVIPELIGKGFISESGILLPRDGIDEDHFDKHQDIGDVNILPAKLKLRMKDFPWLVGGGGGGALSQKSRFAFWLQTVDRAKNLRSILVNSFRDEGGDSDRYDPPEGQQILHVGPVLLSDDLKKTTTMWLADETCMGWLDKQSPESVIYVSFGSWAAPIGPDKITGFARGLEASGRPFLWVLKNHPSWRAGLPDRYTEKVDSRGKIISWAPQDDVLQHVAVGCYIMHCGWNSMLEAVRYGVRMICYPISADHFINCAYIINMWEAGIALVSSDQSDVKDCIERVMEGEEGSRLKGKVNELREKIMGGDAVRVAKMSLDLFMEGIKNHDTETGGK; encoded by the exons ATGGCCGCCGAGGTCGCGCAGCACATCGTTTTCGTGCCGTTCGCAGCGCAGGGCCACGTCGCCCCGATGCTGCACCTGGCGCACGCCGTTGCGGTCCGCGGCGACGTGTCGGCTACCGTCGCCGTGCCGGACTTCATCCACCGCCGCATGAGCCAGTACTCCGGCGAAGCAGGCGCCGGCGTCGCCCTCGTGCCCATACCTAGCAGCGTCCCGGACGACGGTGGCGATGAACCCCCGGGACCCGCTAGCATCGTGCACTCCATGGAGCACCACATGCCGGCCCAACTGGAGGGCATGCTGACGACGCAGCGCGGCATAGGGGCCCTTCGCGTCTCGTGCCTCGTTGTGGACCTCCTGGCGTCGTGGGCGATACCCGTGGCCGCGCGGTGCGGCCTGCCAGTGGTCGGGTTCTGGGTGGGGATGTTGGCGACCTATCGCACCGTGGCGGTAATCCCGGAGCTGATCGGCAAGGGCTTCATCTCGGAATCCG GTATCCTACTACCAAGAGACGGAATCGATGAAGATCATTTCGACAAACACCAGGACATTGGAGATGTCAACATATTGCCCGCAAAGTTAAAACTGAGGATGAAAGATTTTCCATggctcgtcggcggcggcggcggcggcgcactaTCCCAGAAATCAAGATTTGCCTTCTGGCTTCAGACAGTGGATCGAGCGAAGAACCTCCGCTCCATCCTCGTCAACTCCTTCCGCGACGAAGGCGGCGACTCCGACCGGTATGATCCACCGGAGGGCCAGCAAATCCTCCACGTTGGACCAGTACTGCTCAGCGACGACTTGAAGAAGACGACTACCATGTGGCTGGCTGACGAGACTTGCATGGGCTGGTTAGACAAGCAGAGTCCTGAGTCAGTGATCTACGTTTCATTCGGAAGCTGGGCTGCACCGATCGGACCTGACAAGATAACCGGGTTCGCGCGTGGTTTGGAGGCCTCCGGACGGCCGTTCCTGTGGGTTTTGAAGAACCACCCTTCGTGGCGAGCGGGCCTCCCAGACCGGTACACAGAGAAGGTTGACAGCCGTGGCAAGATCATCTCGTGGGCACCGCAGGATGACGTTCTTCAGCATGTGGCCGTGGGGTGCTACATCATGCACTGCGGCTGGAACTCGATGTTGGAAGCTGTACGGTACGGGGTCCGCATGATATGCTACCCTATCTCTGCAGACCATTTCATCAACTGCGCCTACATTATTAACATGTGGGAGGCCGGGATCGCGCTGGTGAGTAGTGACCAGAGCGATGTGAAAGATTGCATTGAGCGAGTCATGGAAGGCGAAGAGGGAAGCCGTTTGAAGGGGAAGGTAAACGAGTTGAGGGAGAAAATCATGGGTGGTGACGCGGTACGTGTTGCCAAGATGAGCCTCGATTTATTCATGGAAGGAATCAAGAATCACGACACAGAAACAGGGGGCAAGTAA